A single window of Candidatus Flexicrinis affinis DNA harbors:
- a CDS encoding cytochrome b N-terminal domain-containing protein — protein sequence MTEPFDPRPEDLKQRVWESIQRDELPPKDDRGRMRVVMNNLVLHLHPSKVAKPTLKFTYTWGLGGLSILLVALLAVTGVMLMFVYTPSPATAYMDMLALQTEVWFGQFVRNIHHWSGNLLVIVAFLHLLRVFFTGGFRTPREFNWVLGVGLLLLVVAANFTGYLLPWDQLAYWAVTVGSSLLSYVPVIGEGLRNFLLGGPEVGAATLTNFYGLHVAIIPLTLMGIVSFHIWRVRKDTLSIPHKLDGTIDGAESNQVEKVTTLPHLVSREVVFALVMTGLILLWSMWVNAPLEAAANPDHSPNPAKAAWYFMGLQELLLHFHPVFGAIVIPALGLGALALVPYQRFDLSAEGVWFRSTKGRRMAIAGALSALVAVPLLVVLDEYVIDLPAMLPTIPTLISNGWIPFAAVLLLVIGYYEGVKRVFKATACEARLSVFVLLVVSFVLLTVIGIAFRGEGMALMLPWEVL from the coding sequence ATGACCGAACCCTTCGACCCCCGCCCTGAAGACCTCAAGCAGCGCGTGTGGGAGTCCATCCAGCGCGATGAACTCCCACCGAAGGACGACCGCGGGCGGATGCGTGTCGTGATGAACAACCTCGTGCTGCACCTGCATCCCAGCAAGGTCGCCAAACCGACGCTCAAGTTCACCTACACGTGGGGGCTGGGCGGGCTGTCAATCCTGCTCGTCGCGCTGCTGGCCGTCACCGGCGTCATGCTGATGTTCGTCTACACGCCGTCGCCCGCAACCGCCTACATGGACATGCTCGCACTGCAAACCGAGGTGTGGTTCGGCCAGTTTGTCCGCAACATCCACCACTGGAGCGGCAATCTGCTGGTGATCGTGGCCTTCCTGCACCTGCTGCGCGTGTTCTTCACCGGCGGGTTTCGCACCCCGCGCGAGTTCAACTGGGTGCTCGGTGTGGGATTGCTGCTGCTGGTCGTCGCCGCCAACTTCACCGGCTATCTGCTGCCGTGGGATCAACTCGCCTATTGGGCCGTCACGGTCGGATCGAGCTTGCTCAGCTACGTTCCGGTCATCGGCGAAGGGCTGCGCAACTTCCTGCTGGGCGGCCCCGAGGTCGGCGCGGCAACCCTGACCAACTTCTACGGCCTGCACGTGGCGATTATCCCGCTGACGCTGATGGGCATCGTCTCGTTTCACATCTGGCGCGTGCGCAAAGACACGTTGAGCATCCCGCACAAGCTGGACGGCACGATCGACGGCGCAGAGTCGAATCAGGTCGAGAAGGTGACCACGCTGCCGCATCTGGTCTCGCGCGAGGTCGTCTTCGCGCTGGTGATGACAGGCCTGATCCTGTTGTGGTCGATGTGGGTGAACGCGCCGCTTGAAGCTGCCGCCAACCCCGATCACAGCCCAAACCCCGCCAAGGCCGCGTGGTACTTCATGGGCCTGCAAGAACTGCTGCTGCACTTCCATCCGGTTTTCGGAGCCATCGTGATCCCCGCGCTGGGCCTCGGCGCGCTCGCCCTTGTGCCCTATCAGCGCTTCGACCTCAGTGCAGAAGGCGTGTGGTTCCGGTCGACCAAAGGGCGGCGCATGGCGATCGCCGGTGCTTTGTCAGCGCTCGTCGCGGTTCCGCTGCTGGTCGTGCTGGACGAGTACGTGATCGATCTACCGGCCATGCTGCCGACGATCCCCACCCTCATCAGCAACGGATGGATTCCGTTCGCGGCCGTGCTGCTGCTGGTGATCGGCTATTACGAGGGGGTCAAACGCGTCTTCAAGGCGACTGCCTGCGAAGCGCGGCTGAGCGTGTTTGTGCTGCTGGTCGTGTCGTTTGTGCTGCTGACGGTGATCGGAATCGCCTTCCGCGGCGAAGGCATGGCCCTGATGCTTCCGTGGGAGGTGCTGTGA
- a CDS encoding MgtC/SapB family protein — MTIIELDIMSLEQQLVASLQLILALTLSALIGLDRERRDKDAGLRTHMLVGAGACLFTLLSAFAFPGSDSARVAANIVTGVGFLGAGVIYRSESRVHDLTTAASIWITAAIGMAVGTGAWFLAIVMTLLVWIVLRVIWYLRRGISHLESKSKA; from the coding sequence TTGACGATTATCGAACTGGATATCATGTCTCTCGAACAACAACTCGTCGCTTCCTTGCAGCTCATCCTCGCGCTTACCCTCAGCGCCCTAATCGGCCTGGATCGCGAAAGGCGCGACAAGGATGCGGGCCTCAGAACGCACATGCTGGTAGGGGCGGGCGCATGCTTGTTCACACTGCTGTCAGCCTTTGCGTTTCCAGGGTCGGATAGTGCGCGCGTGGCCGCCAACATCGTGACGGGCGTCGGGTTTCTCGGCGCCGGGGTCATCTACCGCAGCGAGAGCCGAGTCCACGACCTCACGACGGCGGCCAGCATCTGGATTACCGCCGCCATCGGCATGGCTGTCGGCACGGGGGCGTGGTTCCTCGCTATCGTGATGACACTGCTGGTGTGGATCGTCCTGCGTGTGATCTGGTACTTGCGGCGAGGCATTTCGCATCTGGAGTCGAAGTCAAAGGCCTGA